TTCCTTAATATTTCTGTCTGTAATCACAACATCATTGTGCGCTTTATTCAATAGATACGGATAACCCTGAACTGACAGGACGTTGATTTTCTCGATTATCCTGAACACTTCCTGTTTAGAAGCTTTATACGGCAATTCAACCTTCAGCACGTTTTTATTGTCCTGCAGCCTTACATAAAAAATCGTAAATGTCAATGCCTTGAAAAAATCATTGTAATACGGGAAAGCCGCTTTTTCATATACTTTAAAATCATCTTTAATTAATGAAATACCCTGTTTTTTGGTATTTTTATCCAAAAATGCAATATCCGGAATATTCCAATGGAACAATGAATTATCAGAAGAGGTTTTTGAAATAGAAATAATCTTTTTTCTGTGTTGCAGAATTTCCTTTAAAAGAATAATCTTTTCTATTGATGCTAAATGAAGATTATACTCTTCAATCTTATTTGAATTTTCACTTCTCGGCAATTCCATTAATTTCAGAGAATCTCTAATTTCCGGAAATGACAAGCCGTAACGATTAATCTTTAATCTTCTCTCAAATTCGTTTTTAAGTGAATCATCCAGATTTTCCCTTAATTTATTTGGCAGCTTGGCGCCTCTTGGAAATGCATTTTGAAGGTCTCCCAAAATGGATCCGTCAAACATATAGTAATCAACATCATATTCATTTAAAGCCCTTAGAGCGCATTTCAACTCATATATTGCCATGTAATTTCCTAAAAGTTCATCCAAAAAAGAAACATGGCCAATGTCAAAAATATCCGAGTCGTCAATTTTTTTGATTTCACCATCGTAAATTATAGATTCAGCACCGACAGCACAGAAATTGGTTGTTAGAAATTTCTTTTTGTTGAAACTTCCGTCTCCTGCTGCAATAATGAATTCATCGGAACTTTCTTTGATATTTCTATCAAACCACCTTCCGTTCAATAAATCTTCAGGATTGGTTTCTGATTCAATATCATGGATAAATCCTCTTTTAGCGATGGCTTTTTCATATAGTGAATTTAACATAATATCTCCTAAACAATAATTATGTTAATGTTTTATAAAAAAATTTAGAGAGAGCAGTTGATAACTACTCTAGTGAAGCTTTCTTAATAGCTCCGGTCAATTCCTGAATCTTAGCTTTGACATCAGTAACTTCTTCAACAACAGTGCCTGTTACAATTATGTCTCCGCCAGCTTTTGCTGCAGTATAAGCTGCTTTAGCATCACGAATTCCTCCGCCAACAATAATGATTGTATTTGGAGCAGCTCCTTTGGAATATGCTACCATTTCCGGAGGAATCGGTTCATCAACACCTGAACCCGCTTCAAGATAGAAGAATTTTATTCCGAACAGTTCAGCAGACATCGCATAAATCGCAGGTATTTTAGGTTTATTTCTTGGAACCAAATTTGCATCTCCGACCCACCCGACAGTTCCGCCAGGTGCTATTACAATATAATGCATTGATAAAATTTCCATTCCAGATGCTTTAACAGATGGTGCAGCAATTGCTTGAGCACCGTTAATCCAATAAGGATTTCTGGAATTCACATAACTCATATAAAAAATAGCATCAGCGTATTCACTTACACTGCTGGTGTTTCCTGGGAAAATAATAATTGGAACAGCAATATTTTCAGACAATATTTTACAAGTGTTATCTACATCATCGCCATCTACAGTAGACCCTCCAATCATAATACCGTCAGTTCCACCTTCAATAGCTTGAGTGGCTATTTCTAAAGCTTCCTCTGGAGATTGTTCATCAGGATCAATTAAAGTAAAATGAATTTTTCTTGTTTTTAAAATATCACGGATATAATTTTCAACGTTTTTCATAGAATAAGTTTTGTAAAAAATAATATATTAAAGTATTGTATTGAAAAAAATAATAAAAAAAGTAAAGAGAATAAATCTATCCTCTTGGTTCTTTGGCTTTGTATCTTAAACCTTTGTAACCACATTTTCTGCAAGTAGTTGCACCAGCAGGGTTACGAGCATTACATTTTAAGCAGATTTTTACATTGAACATTCTGTTTTCTGCTACTTCAAATCTTGCCATTAATAACTCCTCCTATAATCATGAAAATTCAGTAATAATAAAAATGTTATGAAACTAAAAGCAATTATTCACTCTTCATAACTATTAATTAATTATTTTACTTTAATAGTATTTAAATGTTTAGTTAAAAATCCCTAAATTAAAGAAATTTATTCATTTAAAATATTTTTAACTGATATCATGATTTCAAAGAAGTTTTAGAAAATGGCATTGCGGAATTCCAATCCCGAGTTATTTTTGAACCATTGGAATCAGTGTTCCATCAATAACACAGTCAAAATTAATCTTTTCCAACCATCCAAAGTCAGCAAACATGTTCATGAAGCAAACACCAATGATTTTACCGTCTTTTTTTAGAATTTCATTGACCAGATTGACCAATTCATCTACATCCACATTAAACTCAGGCATAGCCAATCCACCCAATAGAACGACAATGTCAGAATCATGAGGGTCTGAAACTTCACTATTAAGTGCCATACCATATGATTTTAATTCGAATTCATGACAGTCATCACAATCAAGCAAAGGAATAAAATGTGTTTGTTTGTCATTTACTCCATAACTCAGAAATTCTGCAAATGGTGTGCAAAGA
The genomic region above belongs to uncultured Methanobrevibacter sp. and contains:
- a CDS encoding DNA double-strand break repair nuclease NurA, with amino-acid sequence MLNSLYEKAIAKRGFIHDIESETNPEDLLNGRWFDRNIKESSDEFIIAAGDGSFNKKKFLTTNFCAVGAESIIYDGEIKKIDDSDIFDIGHVSFLDELLGNYMAIYELKCALRALNEYDVDYYMFDGSILGDLQNAFPRGAKLPNKLRENLDDSLKNEFERRLKINRYGLSFPEIRDSLKLMELPRSENSNKIEEYNLHLASIEKIILLKEILQHRKKIISISKTSSDNSLFHWNIPDIAFLDKNTKKQGISLIKDDFKVYEKAAFPYYNDFFKALTFTIFYVRLQDNKNVLKVELPYKASKQEVFRIIEKINVLSVQGYPYLLNKAHNDVVITDRNIKELLKIAKIYETTNREVMSW
- a CDS encoding geranylgeranylglyceryl/heptaprenylglyceryl phosphate synthase; its protein translation is MKNVENYIRDILKTRKIHFTLIDPDEQSPEEALEIATQAIEGGTDGIMIGGSTVDGDDVDNTCKILSENIAVPIIIFPGNTSSVSEYADAIFYMSYVNSRNPYWINGAQAIAAPSVKASGMEILSMHYIVIAPGGTVGWVGDANLVPRNKPKIPAIYAMSAELFGIKFFYLEAGSGVDEPIPPEMVAYSKGAAPNTIIIVGGGIRDAKAAYTAAKAGGDIIVTGTVVEEVTDVKAKIQELTGAIKKASLE
- a CDS encoding 50S ribosomal protein L40e; its protein translation is MARFEVAENRMFNVKICLKCNARNPAGATTCRKCGYKGLRYKAKEPRG
- a CDS encoding DUF2124 family protein, with the protein product MINISSNQNSGLNGLLTIFKKEAVEASKITFIGSPGLCTPFAEFLSYGVNDKQTHFIPLLDCDDCHEFELKSYGMALNSEVSDPHDSDIVVLLGGLAMPEFNVDVDELVNLVNEILKKDGKIIGVCFMNMFADFGWLEKINFDCVIDGTLIPMVQK